In Acidobacteriota bacterium, the following proteins share a genomic window:
- a CDS encoding cyclase family protein, translated as MKKKPFVLTILIGLVAAAVVVAAVMLPSSHAKKWQAGKGWGWVWGKDDEVGALNEMTDASRLAALKMVRQGRVFDLGLSYDRTSYKWPGHSPGEIIMFRSPSGVKSQKDIPGVIQDNPSLTAWHSCALFINDNVATQIDGLGHAVQGKDNHWYNGFKESDASGDWGIRKCDATTIPPIVARGVMIDVAAYKGMKALPPNYEITPADLQGALKKQGTKLQFGDVVLVRTGTTQFWGTSGSDHETIDRHDSAGINLDSARWLVEQKGAIMVGGDTSGVEYKPTAADNKAYREKYGSFMPVHNYLLIEQGVHIAEFHALEELSRDGVYEFTYVCTVNKIRGTVAGFALRPIAIV; from the coding sequence ATGAAGAAGAAGCCATTCGTCCTCACCATTCTGATCGGGCTTGTTGCGGCGGCTGTTGTGGTTGCCGCCGTTATGCTGCCCTCGTCGCACGCCAAGAAGTGGCAGGCGGGAAAGGGCTGGGGTTGGGTCTGGGGCAAGGACGACGAAGTGGGGGCGCTCAACGAGATGACCGACGCCTCCCGCCTCGCGGCCCTGAAGATGGTCCGGCAGGGAAGGGTCTTCGATCTGGGATTGAGTTATGACCGGACCTCCTACAAGTGGCCCGGGCACAGTCCGGGCGAGATCATCATGTTCCGGTCTCCCAGCGGCGTGAAAAGCCAGAAGGACATTCCGGGCGTGATCCAGGACAATCCCTCGTTGACCGCTTGGCACAGTTGTGCCCTGTTCATCAACGACAACGTGGCGACCCAGATCGACGGGCTGGGCCACGCCGTTCAGGGGAAGGACAACCACTGGTACAACGGATTCAAGGAGTCGGACGCCTCGGGCGACTGGGGCATCCGCAAATGCGACGCCACCACCATTCCCCCTATCGTGGCCCGCGGGGTCATGATCGACGTGGCCGCGTACAAGGGGATGAAGGCGTTGCCCCCCAACTACGAGATCACTCCGGCGGACCTTCAGGGCGCGCTCAAGAAGCAGGGAACCAAGCTGCAGTTCGGTGACGTGGTTCTGGTCCGGACCGGGACCACCCAGTTCTGGGGCACCTCCGGATCGGACCATGAGACCATCGACCGGCATGACTCGGCCGGCATCAATCTGGACTCGGCCCGCTGGCTGGTGGAGCAGAAAGGGGCCATCATGGTCGGCGGAGACACCAGCGGCGTGGAATACAAGCCCACGGCGGCGGACAACAAGGCTTACCGTGAGAAATACGGCTCCTTCATGCCGGTCCACAACTACCTGTTGATCGAACAGGGCGTCCACATCGCGGAGTTTCACGCCCTGGAGGAACTCTCTCGCGACGGCGTCTACGAGTTCACCTACGTCTGCACCGTGAACAAGATCCGGGGCACCGTGGCGGGGTTTGCCCTTCGCCCCATCGCCATTGTCTGA